TGATGATGGTTTTATAAAAAGTCCTGATGGTTCTACAAGGTCTTTTGATGCTTCCGGAAAAGGTACTGTTTTTAGCGACGGTGCCGGTGTAGTTGTACTAAAAAGACTCGAAGAAGCAGAAAGAGACGGTGATATTATTTACGGCGTAATAAAAGGCGTTGGTGTAAATAATGACGGAGGCGACAAAGGCAGTTTTATGGCACCGAGTCCAAAAGGACAAGCCGGAGCCATTATCAGTGCTTTTAACGATGCGCAAATATCCCCTTCAACAATTAGTTACATGGAAGCCCACGGAACTGCGACTCCTGTAGGTGATCCAATAGAAATTGAAGGACTTAAAATTGCTTACGGAAAACAGGAAAAAAACAATTATTGCGCACTGGGTTCTATCAAAAGTAATATGGGCCACACAACGGCTGCTGCTGGTGTCGCCGGGTTAATCAAAGTATTATTAGCGATGCGTCATAAAAAGATTCCGCCAATGGTCAATTTTGTTAAACCAAATCCAAATATCGATTTTGACAACAGTCCGTTTTACATCAACAATACCTTAATTGACTGGAAAGCTGACAGCATAAGAAGAGCCGGCGTAAGCTCATTTGGTATTGGCAGTACAAATGTTCATGCCGTTATTGAAGAATATGAAGCCAAACCTCAACCATCTTCAGCAGGACGCCCGCTACAGGTATTAATGTGGTCAGCAAAAAGCAAAAACAGTTTATTAGGTTACGAAAATGCATTAGGTCATTTCATTGATAAATCAAAAGAAATTCCGTTAGCCGATATCGCTTATTCATTGAATATTACCAGAGAAGAATTTAATCAGCGAAGTTTTTTAATTGCTGATTCTACAAATGATGCTACCGAAAAATTACTTTCTCTAAAAACAAAAAGCACTAAATCGCATACTTTAAAAAGTGTTCCTGAAGAATTAGGATTTCTTTTCCCGGGGCAGGGATCGCAATATTTACAAATGGGTAAAACATTGTATGATAATGAAAAAGTATATCGTGATGCGGTTGACAAATGTGCTGATTTATTACTAAAAGATTTAAAACTGGATATTCGCAGTATTCTCTATCCTGAGACAAATTCTACAGAAGCCGAAGAACGTTTAAAAAATACCCGCTTAACGCAGCCAAGTTTGTTTGTTACAGAATATGCATTGTCGCAATTATGGATGAGCTGGGGCATAAAACCTACTTTTCTTTGCGGGCACAGCATAGGCGAATTTGCGGCTGCACATTTAGCCGGAATTATGAGTTTAGAAGATGCCTTGCACATAGTTGCCGTAAGAGGTCAATTGATAAGTGAACTTCCCGGCGGATCTATGCTGGCCGTTAGAGTTCCTGCCGAAAAAGTGTATGAACTGCTTCCAGGTACACTTTCAGTTGCGGCTATAAACTCCAATCAGTTTTGCGTTGTTTCGGGTACAAAAGAAGATATCGCACTTTTTAATCAGGAACTTGATGCACAGGAAATTCCAAATAAACTATTGTTAACAAGCCACGCATTTCACTCTTTTATGATGAATCCGATTTTAGATTCTTTCAAAAGTGAAATGGAAAAAATAAAATTAAGCGTTCCGAGACTGCCCATAATTTCAACTGCAACCGGAACCTGGCTTACAGATACCGAAGCCACAAGTCCGGAATATTGGGTTAATCATTTAAAAAATACAGTACGATTTGCCGATGCAATGGATACTGCCTTTGAACTGGAAGATTTTATATTGTTAGAAGTAGGTCCCGGGCAAACTCTTATAACATTAGCCCGCCAGCAGGCAGCCGGAAAAATCATTGCCGCTTTTTCGAGTATCAATTTTCCAAAAGAAGAACAAGACAGCGAATATGCAAGTTTATTTACTACTCTTGGCGATTTATGGCTTAGAGGTATAAGTCCGGATTGGAAATTATTTTATAATCAGCAACAAAGACAAAAAATTGAATTACCAAGTTATGTTTTTGATCGTAAACCGTGCTGGATTGAACCTTTGAGTACAATTGATACGATGGCGGTTCAAAAAAATAATGATGTAGATATGCCGTCTGTTTCTAATACGGCATCAATTCCAATACATACAGAGAGCGTTTCTGTTGAAGGCAGTTCAAGAAAAGAGGCTATTCTTCTTAAAATTTCAGAAATTATAATGAACGCATCCGGAATAAGTTATGATGAAGAATCTGCGTCTAATACATTTCTGGAGTTAGGTTTAGATTCTTTATCTCTAACGCAATTATCTGGAAGACTGAAAAAAGAATTTGATCTGCCTATTACTTTCAGACAACTTAATGAGGCTTATTCTACTCCATCACTTTTAGCTGATTATGTAGCACTTAATCTTCCCGAAGAACCGCAGATTGTTCCGAATAAAGAAACTGAAATCGTTATGCCGCAAACGGCTGAAACTCCTTCATTTTCAAATCAAACATCAGTATCAAATGAAATATCCTTATCGTCTGGCCAGAGTCAAATTTTGTTAGAACAGATTATACAGCAAATTCAGATATTAAGTCAAAAAGTAGATCGACTTCAAAATCTTCATGATGCATCGGCAAACGGAAAAGCATCATTTGTAAACCTGAAAGTAGAACATTTTGATCCGGTAAAATTTAATTCTGAAAACAGAATCAAAACAAACGGAGTGAATGGCAATGATAAAAAAGAAAAGGTTTTTGATCTTTCTAAAATCAAAGATCACCAGTTTCATGAAAATAATACTTCTGCAAAAAAATATACCATAATGGCAGACGAACCTCCTGTGCCGGGCAGTAAACTCGGACGGGATGAAAACGGAAATCCGGCCTGGTATATTAAAGATCCGACTCAAAACGGAAACTATTCAAAAATAAACACTTTATAGTCAAACAATTAAACCAAGC
The sequence above is a segment of the Flavobacterium sp. genome. Coding sequences within it:
- a CDS encoding amino acid adenylation domain-containing protein — protein: MKRANNNNLDHEKSWTKMKYPQTTLQEVFAEQAEIFSDSTALEFGEEKLTYAELLKMTRQLANSFSALGISPGQIVAVSMERTPKLTASLLAILQCGAAYLPLDPKFPSARLEFMLEDSEASFLLTSKTLSASLPEYSKTILIEDIFDTIDEHTAQPLSITISNEVPAYVMYTSGSTGKPKGVIVTHKNLVNFLFSMAIEPGIKSDDRLLSITTISFDITGLELFLPLIKGATVVFANYETTRDGHLLLSLLQKKQITILQATPTTWQMLLDSGWEKPLALKALCGGEAMPLTLAQKLTSKCDSLWNMYGPTETTIWSAVKQIQSDDELITIGTPIANTQIYLLDEEGHTVPEGTIGEIVIGGDGVAKGYWKRPELTAEKFIRDSFSAEPNATLYRTGDLGKLLPNGDLQCLGRIDHQVKIRGHRIELGEIEATLNTISGIKQSAVIVSSSFGNEDKLIAYLKSGDPLLDEKTIQETLSKTLPEILIPSKYIWVDEFPITPNGKIDKKNLPVPEFNRPDSAPLFKKPTTILEKEIAKIWSEELKISSIGIDDDFFDMGGSSVLAQKVVTSIRQRLSKEIQVSKIYIHPTIKELSASLEENNSENNGKEDEFEFRKNNSKTTSADIAVIGMAGRFPGSDTIEELWENLRDGKETISLFTKEELDISLPESLRKDPLYIGARGILPSAKTFDAFFFGLNPQLAAAMDPQIRIFMEISWEALEQAGHLPKHYKGSIGVYSGSEINTYYENNIFLNKELKSSIGELQIYTVNGKDFIGPRTSYHLNLKGPSVSVYSACSTSLLAVAEAVKAIRAGMCDVALAGGSSVTSPINSGHLYDDGFIKSPDGSTRSFDASGKGTVFSDGAGVVVLKRLEEAERDGDIIYGVIKGVGVNNDGGDKGSFMAPSPKGQAGAIISAFNDAQISPSTISYMEAHGTATPVGDPIEIEGLKIAYGKQEKNNYCALGSIKSNMGHTTAAAGVAGLIKVLLAMRHKKIPPMVNFVKPNPNIDFDNSPFYINNTLIDWKADSIRRAGVSSFGIGSTNVHAVIEEYEAKPQPSSAGRPLQVLMWSAKSKNSLLGYENALGHFIDKSKEIPLADIAYSLNITREEFNQRSFLIADSTNDATEKLLSLKTKSTKSHTLKSVPEELGFLFPGQGSQYLQMGKTLYDNEKVYRDAVDKCADLLLKDLKLDIRSILYPETNSTEAEERLKNTRLTQPSLFVTEYALSQLWMSWGIKPTFLCGHSIGEFAAAHLAGIMSLEDALHIVAVRGQLISELPGGSMLAVRVPAEKVYELLPGTLSVAAINSNQFCVVSGTKEDIALFNQELDAQEIPNKLLLTSHAFHSFMMNPILDSFKSEMEKIKLSVPRLPIISTATGTWLTDTEATSPEYWVNHLKNTVRFADAMDTAFELEDFILLEVGPGQTLITLARQQAAGKIIAAFSSINFPKEEQDSEYASLFTTLGDLWLRGISPDWKLFYNQQQRQKIELPSYVFDRKPCWIEPLSTIDTMAVQKNNDVDMPSVSNTASIPIHTESVSVEGSSRKEAILLKISEIIMNASGISYDEESASNTFLELGLDSLSLTQLSGRLKKEFDLPITFRQLNEAYSTPSLLADYVALNLPEEPQIVPNKETEIVMPQTAETPSFSNQTSVSNEISLSSGQSQILLEQIIQQIQILSQKVDRLQNLHDASANGKASFVNLKVEHFDPVKFNSENRIKTNGVNGNDKKEKVFDLSKIKDHQFHENNTSAKKYTIMADEPPVPGSKLGRDENGNPAWYIKDPTQNGNYSKINTL